The Streptomyces sp. NBC_00483 genome contains the following window.
GGGCTGGCGGGTGGCGAACACGGGCGAGGCGTGGCAGTACATCCTGAGCCGGGTCCACTCCTACAAGGACCTGGAGCCAGAACTCTTGGGCAGAGTGGAAGAGTTGATCGACCACGTAACCGTGACCTGACGCTTTCCAGTGCGTTAAGCACACCGGGTCTGGCCGACTGTGTGCTCTCCGCCTTCGCGGAGGTGTCCCGTCGATCAGTTCGTCCACTCGGCCGAGGAGTTCGTCTTCCCCACCTACGTGGGGGTGCGCCTCAGTCCACCAGGTCCCGCACCACCGCGTCCGCCAGCAACCGGCCGCGCAGCGTCAGCACCGCGCGGCCCGCGGCGAACGGCTCCGCCTCCAGCAGACCGTCCGCCAACGCCTTCCGCGCCGCCGCGAGCCCGTCGGCCCGAAGCAGCTCCAGCGGACATCCGTCACGGAGTCGTAGCTCAAGGAGAATCCGCTCGACCCGGCGGTCCTCCTCCGCGAGGAGTTCCCGACCGGCCCCCGGCGAGCGCCCACCCGCGAGCGCCGCCGCGTACGCGCCCGGGTGCTTGACGTTCCACCACCGCACCCCGCCCACGTGCGAGTGCGCCCCGGGCCCGGCCCCCCACCAGTCGGCCCCGCGCCAGTACAGCTCGTTGTGGAGGCAGCGCCCGGCCTCGGACGTCGCCCAGTTCGACACCTCGTACCAGTCGAACCCGGCCGCCCCAAGCACCTCGTCGGCGATCAGATAGCGGTCCGCGTGCACGTCGTCGTCGGTCATCGGCACCTCGCCGCGCCGGATCCGCCGCGCGAGCTGCGTACCCTCCTCGACGATCAGCGCGTAGGCCGAAACGTGGTCGGGCCCCGCCCCGAGCGCCGCGTCCAGCGTGGCCCGCCAGTCGTCGTCCGTCTCGCCCGGCGTGCCGTAGATGAGGTCGAGGTTCACGTGCTCGAACCCGGCCGCCCGCGCCTCCGCGACACAGGCCTCGGGCCGCCCCGGCGTATGCGTACGGTCGAGGACCTTCAGGACGTGCTGCCGGGCGCTCTGCATCCCGAACGAGATCCGGTTGAAGCCGCCTGCCCGCAGCTCCGCCAGGTACGCCGGGTCCACCGACTCCGGGTTCGCCTCGGTCGTGATCTCCGCGTCGTCCGCGAGCCCGAACTCGTCGCGGACCGCCGCCAGCATCCGTACGAGGTCGGCGGCCGGCAGCAGCGTCGGCGTACCGCCCCCGACGAACACGGTCCGGACCGGGCGCGGGTCGTCGCCGAGCACCTTGCGCGCGAGCCGCACCTCGTCGATCAGCGTCTCCGCGTAGTTGTCACGGGAGGCGAGTACGCCGCCCGTGCCGCGCAGCTCGGTGGCCGTGTACGTGTTGAAGTCGCAGTAGCCGCAGCGCGTGGCGCAGTACGGGACGTGCAGGTAGAAGCCGAGGGGTCGGGACCCGGCCCCGGCGAGGGCGGACGCGGGCAGCGAGCCGTCGTCGGGCACGGGCTCACCGTCGGGAAGTGCGGAAGGCATGGACCCATTGTCCCGCCTCCGCGACCGACCGGATCGCCATGGGCGGCGCCGACCCGTGGGCGACGCCGCCCCCTCACTGCGCCTGGAGCACCAGCAGCGCCAGGTCGTCGTCCGGCGGGCTGTCACCGAAGGCGTGCACGAGCCGCCGGATCCGCTCGACGAGCAGCGGCGCCGTCAGGCCCGCGCACCCGGCGAGCGCCTGCGCGAGCCCGTCCCCGTCGTCG
Protein-coding sequences here:
- the hemW gene encoding radical SAM family heme chaperone HemW, encoding MPSALPDGEPVPDDGSLPASALAGAGSRPLGFYLHVPYCATRCGYCDFNTYTATELRGTGGVLASRDNYAETLIDEVRLARKVLGDDPRPVRTVFVGGGTPTLLPAADLVRMLAAVRDEFGLADDAEITTEANPESVDPAYLAELRAGGFNRISFGMQSARQHVLKVLDRTHTPGRPEACVAEARAAGFEHVNLDLIYGTPGETDDDWRATLDAALGAGPDHVSAYALIVEEGTQLARRIRRGEVPMTDDDVHADRYLIADEVLGAAGFDWYEVSNWATSEAGRCLHNELYWRGADWWGAGPGAHSHVGGVRWWNVKHPGAYAAALAGGRSPGAGRELLAEEDRRVERILLELRLRDGCPLELLRADGLAAARKALADGLLEAEPFAAGRAVLTLRGRLLADAVVRDLVD